The genomic window TGTTGATAAAGAAACCAATTCGAAAGTCAAATATCAGAAATTAAGCGACGGCAACGTTGTCTTTGTTGCGGAAAATGTTCCGGGCAACGGCTATAAAACGTTTCAGGTAAACTCCCGTTCGGATGATCCGGTATTTACAACGTCCGTTGTTGCGACATCCAATACGCTGGAAAATAATTATTATAAAGTGAAGTTCGACTCCAGTGGTTCGATTTACAGTATTATCGATAAAGTCAATGGGAATAAAGAGATGGTTGATAAAACGGCGCCGTATAAAATGAATCAGTTTATTTTTTATACTACCCCTTTACAATCAAGCGGCGTATCCTCAACAAACATTGTAGAAACAGCGCAGCTTTCGAGCACAACTGGCGGGGTCATGGGGGTTATGACAGCTGATGGGAAACCTGCTTTGGGCGTAAGCAGTTTAAAAAGAAACGTTATATTGTACGATTCGATCCCGCGGATTGATATTGTCAATGATGTGGTAAAGAATCCTGCTATTGATATTAGCAGTCAAGACGAAGAAGCTTTCTTTTCCTTTCCTATGAATGTTTCAACACCTGTTATTCGCCACGAAATGCCAACAGGAGATGTGAGACCGGGTGTGAGCTCTAATATTAACGATCCAAGTACCGAGCAGTTATATGCTTCAATGACAGACGAATATACGGTGAATCGATGGATTGACGTATCCAACCAAAGCGATTACGGCATTACGTTTTCACCGATAAACGCGCCGCTCGTGCAATACGGCGAACGCCGTTCTTACAAATTTGATAAAGACTATGATGTTAGGCAGAAGAAGCCATGGATTTATAGCTACGTAATGAATAATAAGTGGCACGTGAACTTCCCGAAATCACAGCCTTCCCCCGTTTCATTTAAGTATTCGATCACATCCCATGGGGGCAAAAATTGGCAAGCGGGCAGGGCTGACAAATTTGGTATGCAAACTTCCTCCGGATTTAAGTCCACCGTGATTCAAAATGCGCAGCAGGGTTCATATAACGGAGTAAAAGATCAATTTATTGGAATCGATCAAGATAATGTCGTGCTGACAGCTTCGAAAATTGCGGAAGACAACGGGGAAGGTGTCATTCTTCGATTTAACGAAACAACAGGAAAAAATACGAGAGTAACGGTAGATTTAGGGAAATTACAAGCAAGTTCGGTCACAAAGACGGATATTGTCGAGAATGATATTGCGACATTACCGCTGAAAAACAACAAAGTGAGTTTTACTATTAAAGGAAATGACTGGTTTACGATTCGCGTCAAACAAGGCACAGCGCCTGCTCAAGTAACGGGAGTCGAGGCGACGATGGATAACCGAGGAACTCAGTTGACTTGGACGGACTTGAAGGATTCTTCTCTAGCCTATTATGAAATATTCAGAAGCCCGGATATCAATTTCACACCGGGAATGGGAAGCTATCTTGGCTCTGTAAGCAGCAACCATTTTTACGACAATCAGGTAATGACAGGTCTTACAAAAAAATATTACTACAAAGTAAGAGCCGTAAGGGCGGGAGCCAAAGGAGCATTTTCGAACGCTGTTTCGCCCGCAGCGGGAGCAATTTCAGATGAGCAAGTTCCTTCTACACCTGAACTGAGCATGGATTTCGCAGTTCCCGGTCGTGTTTCCATTAGTTGGACGAAATCGACCGATGACGTGTCCGTTGCAGGGTATAAAGTATACCGGGATGGAATTGAAATCAAGGACAACCCAGCTCTATTAAACAGCTATTTGGATTATCAAGTCGCTACGGGATTGCATACGTATACGGTTAGAGCTTACGACCGGGACGGTAAACTTTCGCAGATGAGCGACCAGGTTTCTGCTTTGGTTGATAATGAACCGAACAATATCGCTCCTAATGCGACTGTGACGGCATCAACAACCTCTCCTTCCTCTATCTATGAGCCGATAAATGTCACAGATGGGATAAAAGGTATATCAAATGTAGGCGAGTGGGCGTCAACTACTTCGAAACCTTGGATTAAACTGACGTGGGACAGTACTCAGAAAATCGGCAAAATTGTGTTGTTTGATCGGAACTCGAGGGATCATCATGCGAATAGCGGAACGCTGTCGTTCAGCGACGGATCAACGATCGCCGTATCAGGTCTTCCGAAGAACGGTACATCCAAGACGATTCGATTTGCTCCGAAAGAGGTAACGTGGGTGAAATTCGACGTGAGCGGCGGTACGGGGACTAATGTTGGTTTAGCTGAATTTCAAGTATTTGCATCAACACAACATGATGTCGTGCCAGCAACGCTTGTTGCCCAGTGGAAATTGGACGAAGGTTCCGGTATAACCGCAACCGACTCTACAGGCAACAAGAACCATACAGGAACGCTGATCAACAATCCGGAATGGTCAGCTTCTGGCAAGATCGATGGAGCACTCTCTTTCAACGGCTCCAATTCTAAAGTTGATATCGGCTCTTCGCCGGCTTTGAATGAAACGGATGCAATGACCATTACGGGTTGGTTTAAGACCTCTCAGTCCGCAAGTTCCGGCAACGTGTCGATCATGAGTCATAACGGGCACTTTACCGGCTTGCAGCTGGATGGTGCGGGGCGCGGCCGCGCACAGTATTGGATCGATGGATCGCCTAACACGTTGTCGTTTGACTGGACGTACAGCGATAACAAATGGCATCATTATGCTGCAAGTTATGACAAACGCAAGGGTATGACGCTATATGTTGATGGAACTCGAGTAGCCGAAGATCCTATGACCTTAGGAGCGCTTTCGACAACGACGGCTCATTTCGAGTTAGGCAACTCGGAGACCGGCAATGAAGCTTATAACGGGATGCTGGATGACGTTCGCGTATATCGTGGAGCACTAACGCATTCCGAGGTGCAACAATTAACTGTTAATAAGATCCCCCAGTCTCAAATGACGGCAACGGCGACAAGTCAG from Bacillus sp. F19 includes these protein-coding regions:
- a CDS encoding discoidin domain-containing protein, which codes for MKKKVSALLAFVILLYSFSSTFVDVEFAASPVTITQVTQRPFIINDEGNLKSETKLTVNNPDSAFSAWVRITVTGKDPYMQSIGNLASGNNTPIVDVLELNNDGDNVTFEIFDNANGTGTPLATKTLPQNKVRHWKFFIAHDLHLDIGFTHYQEDLNNDILPGFLDTANSKIKETAGLPTNDQFRYPLETSFQYLDSAAKVRNADWIETFKQNVKSGNISYPSNYTNPVYEGLGTEQMARENYYSERIMKDVIGAESSKVLVKSDDSSISWSNIDANVQAGVKYGVIRANHANSTWSDNGGTDYYSSYPRLFYMQGRVPNNKILFYNHGKYSLDEFSFRSTDTTGNTTFNKIADKLMALQRGSSNPTDASSYPYDAVFEDTTNGGDNGGIVADVLNNIQKMNARTDGKGRKYVYPEYRSSDVGDFFRYIEENSDTTQIPAFKGTIEGSWNYGAGSTAYETAVNKENHDKLPAAEKFATWANMASAGRRYPFEKINDAYKKMSLYEEHTWDYWNTAHPTLNTNWKRDMSISSNKLSDSVLSSSLDAISTQIPTSGHTIAVYNSHSWTNSDIAKVNLKSLPAHFDIVDKETNSKVKYQKLSDGNVVFVAENVPGNGYKTFQVNSRSDDPVFTTSVVATSNTLENNYYKVKFDSSGSIYSIIDKVNGNKEMVDKTAPYKMNQFIFYTTPLQSSGVSSTNIVETAQLSSTTGGVMGVMTADGKPALGVSSLKRNVILYDSIPRIDIVNDVVKNPAIDISSQDEEAFFSFPMNVSTPVIRHEMPTGDVRPGVSSNINDPSTEQLYASMTDEYTVNRWIDVSNQSDYGITFSPINAPLVQYGERRSYKFDKDYDVRQKKPWIYSYVMNNKWHVNFPKSQPSPVSFKYSITSHGGKNWQAGRADKFGMQTSSGFKSTVIQNAQQGSYNGVKDQFIGIDQDNVVLTASKIAEDNGEGVILRFNETTGKNTRVTVDLGKLQASSVTKTDIVENDIATLPLKNNKVSFTIKGNDWFTIRVKQGTAPAQVTGVEATMDNRGTQLTWTDLKDSSLAYYEIFRSPDINFTPGMGSYLGSVSSNHFYDNQVMTGLTKKYYYKVRAVRAGAKGAFSNAVSPAAGAISDEQVPSTPELSMDFAVPGRVSISWTKSTDDVSVAGYKVYRDGIEIKDNPALLNSYLDYQVATGLHTYTVRAYDRDGKLSQMSDQVSALVDNEPNNIAPNATVTASTTSPSSIYEPINVTDGIKGISNVGEWASTTSKPWIKLTWDSTQKIGKIVLFDRNSRDHHANSGTLSFSDGSTIAVSGLPKNGTSKTIRFAPKEVTWVKFDVSGGTGTNVGLAEFQVFASTQHDVVPATLVAQWKLDEGSGITATDSTGNKNHTGTLINNPEWSASGKIDGALSFNGSNSKVDIGSSPALNETDAMTITGWFKTSQSASSGNVSIMSHNGHFTGLQLDGAGRGRAQYWIDGSPNTLSFDWTYSDNKWHHYAASYDKRKGMTLYVDGTRVAEDPMTLGALSTTTAHFELGNSETGNEAYNGMLDDVRVYRGALTHSEVQQLTVNKIPQSQMTATATSQETIGENNSASMAIDGDPQTFWHTKWDKSDVLPQSITLNLGGTYAIDKVAYLPRPSGSNGNITGYNVYVSTDGVTFTKVASGTWANNNEEKLATFDPTDASYVKLEATEGTGGWASAAEISVLRP